CGAGCTGCACATCAGCAGCGTCAGCGGTTCCGCGATGGGACGGCTCGCCAGTACCTCCTCGGGCGTGACCGTGGCCTGGTGCTGCGCGTAGGGGTTCAGCGCGCCCATCGCGTGGGACTTCACCGCGATGTCGGCGAGGTCGTCGATGGTGATGCTGCCATCGTCGAGACGGGCGCGGAGGCGCATCGCGTAGATGGCGGTGAACTGCAGCCCGAGTCCGGCGACGACGTCGAGGTCGGCGGCCGAGCGGAGCGCGTCGAGGGTCCGCGTGGTGTCGCCCACGAACATCTTCTCGACCCCGAGCGCGAGGACGGTGTCGGCGGCTCCGGCGCGGACCGCGAGGACGGCCTCGCGCAGCGCCGTCGAGCCGCCCGCGCACGCGTTCTCGACGTTGACGATCGGGACGCCCTCGATGCCGATGTCGCGCACGATGGTCTGCCCGCGGATCTGCTCCTGACCCGTCAGCACGCCGCCCAGCGCGTTGGCGACGTACACGCCGTCGATGTCCTTGACGCCGAGGCCGGCGTCGTTGATCGCCTCGATCGCGGCGACGCGACCGAGGTCCTTCAGCCCCTTCTCGGGGAAGCGCCCGAACGGGTGCATCCCCACGCCGCGGATCTCGATCCCGTCAAGCATCAGCCCCTCCCACGATCTCCTGGACGGCCGCGACGATGTCATCGAGGTTCGAGCCGGGACCGAAGATCGCACGCACACCGAGCCGTCTGAGCTCCTCCGTGTCGTCCTCGGGGATGATCCCGCCGACCACGACGGGGATGTCCTCGATGCCCATCTCGGCCATCGCGTCGGCCAGCCGGCGGCAGATCGACAGGTGGGCGCCGGACAGGATCGAGAGGCAGATGGCGTCGAGATCCTCCTGGAGCGCAGCCGCGGCGATCGACTCGGGCGTCTGGCGGATCCCCGTGTAGATCACCTCCATACCGGCGTCACGTAGCCCGCGCGCCACGACCTTGGCACCACGCTCGTGACCGTCGAGGCCCGGCTTGGCCATCAGCACGCGCGGCGGCCCGACCCGCCCCGACACCGGCCCGGCTCCCGCTGTGCTCACGTCCGTTCCACCTCCGCCCTTCACGGTCAGACCTGCGCCCACTGCTGCTCGAACTCGCCGAAGACCTCGCGCCACGCGTGGCAGATCTCGCCGATGGTCGCGCCCGCCGCGACGGCCGCGAGGACCGAGGGAACGACGTTGTCCGTACTCGCGCACGCGTCGCGAACGCCAGCGAGGGCCGAACGCAACTCGGCCTCGTTGCGCCCCTCGCGGTGGGCGCGCAGGTGGCTGAGCTGCTCCGCTTCCCACGCCGGATCCACGGCGAAGCGCGGGTGGCTCACCGTCTCCTCTTGCACGTATGCGTTCACGCCGACGACGATCCGCTCGCCGGTATCCAGAGCGCGCTGGTCCTCGTAGGCCCGCCGCGCCAGGCGCTCCTGGAAGTACCCCGCTTCGACGGCCGCCAGCGCGCCACCGAGTTCACCGATGCGTTCCAGCTCGTCCTGGATCACCTGATGGATGCGCTTGGTCAGGGCTTCCACGTAGTAGGACCCCCCGAGCGGATCGGTCGTCTTCGCGATGCCCGTCTCGTGCGCGATGATCTGGTTGATCCGGAGCGAGACCACCGCGGCCTCCTCCCGCGGGATCGCTAACGCCTCGTCGTAGGAGGCGGTCCTGGTCGCCTCGCAACCGCCGAGCACCTGCGCGAGTGCCTGAAGGGTGATGCGGGCGATGTTGTTCAGTGGCTGCTGGGCGGTGAGCGGCAGACCCGACGTCGCCGCGTGCAGTCGGAACGGCAGACGCTCGTCGGGGACGCCGAACCGCTCACGCCCGATCTCGGACCAGGCACGGCGCACAGCGCGGTACTTGGCGACCTCCTCGAAGAAGTCCATGTCGGTGCAGAAGTGGATCTCGAGGGTCGGGTTGAAGTCGGCGAGCTTCACCCCCTTCGCCTCGAGCTGCTCCATGTACGCGGTCGCGTTGGCGAGCGTGAACGCGGCCTCCTCAGCGGGGCTCGCACCCGCCTGCTTCATGTGCGACCCCGACACCGACACCGGCAACCACGTCGGCGTGTGCTCGTGGGAGTACGCCATCACGTCGGTGGCCAGGCGCACCGCCGCCTGAACCGGCAGGAACTGGGTCCCCCGCGCGATGTACTCCTTGATGGGGTCGTTCTGGATCTGGAGCCGGAACGTGGCGGGGTCGACGTCGTGGGTGTGGCAGTAGTGCAGCACCCACGCGTACATGATCGGCCCGATCGCGTTCGCCGTGGAGAAGACATGGCCGGCCTGCCCCAGGTCCACGCCGGAGAACAGCCGCTCGATGTCGCTGAACGAGTCCAGGGCGACACCAGCCAGCCCGACCTCATCCTGAGCGAGCGGGTGATCGGAGTCGAGGCCGATCTGGGTCGGCAGGTCGAGCGCGACGGAGACCCCCCCGGTGGCGCCGTTCTCGAGCAGAAATCGGTAGCGCTCGTTCGCGTTCTCCGCCGACCCGAAGCCGGCGTACATCTCCCAGTCCCAGAAGCCGGTCCGGTAACCCTCCTCGCGGAACCCCCGCGTGAAGGGGTAGGTCCCGGGAGGCGGGAAGCCGCGGTCCTCGTCGACACCCAGCTCATCGAGGGTGGTCGAGTCGTGGTAGGCGGCGATCGGCAGATCGCTCGTCGTCGTTATCGTCGTGTCGTCCGTCATGAGGACACCTCCTGGGCGGGTACCGCTTGTTCCAGGGTCCCGAGTCGGGTCCGGATCTGTTCCGCGACCCGTTGGAGTTCCTTGCGTGCGTGGTCCATCGCGCGGTCGGACAGCCGCGCCTCGGGTGCGAGCACGCTCAACGCCGCGACCAGGATGTCGCCGGGACCGAAGATCGGGACGCTGACCGCCTTCGCGCCGGGAACGCGTTCGCCCTGACTCTCCGCCCAACCGCGCTCTCGGACGACGTCGAGCCGGCTTCGGAGGTCCGCCTCCTCGCTGACGGTCCGCTCGGTGATCGGGTCGAGGCTCATCGAGGCCAAGAGCCGGTCGAGGCTCGCGTGCGACATGAAGGCCAGGAGGACGTGACCGGCGGCGCCGACGTGCACGGGGGCCACCGCCCCGATCCCCGCCGTGTACCGGACGGTGTGGGGACTGGGCAGCTCCTCGAGGCACACGCGCTGAGCACCGACGCGCATGTGGATGGTCACGGTCTCGCCGGTGGCGTCGCGTAGCGCCTCGAGCAGCGGACGGGCGACGAGGGTGACGCCGCCGAGCCCGTTGCCGACGGCCTCGACGAACCGAAGACAACCGGGTCCGAGCACGTAGCGACCCTCGACCGGCTCCTGGATGACGAGGTGCCGGTAGGCGAGGCTGGCGAGGAGACGGTGGGTCGTGGCCTTCGTGAGTCCGGTCTCGGCCGCGATCTCCCCCAGGCTGCGGGGCCCCTCCGTGAGCGCGAAGAGGAGGTCGATCGCCCGCCCGACGGCTCGAACGGGGATGTTCTGGCGGTCGTCCGCGGACCGTCCTGTCACGATGGCTCCGTTCCGTCGAGCAGGGCCGCGCCCCCGGCGTCGGACGCGACGAGCTCCAGCAACCTATGGCCGCGGTCGGCGTCGCATTCGGCACGGGCGCTGAGCACGTCGATGCTGTCCGTCACCTCCGTCCACGACGGGTACAGCAGCTCGCGGCCGTCGGCCCGACGCTCCACGGTCCCGTCGGTCGTGTCCACCACCATGATGCACTGCAGCTCGTCCAGCGCCGCATCCTCGACCAGCTCGATGCGCTCCAGGATGTCGACCTCGTCACCCTCCGGCGCCGTGACGAGGTGGTCGTAGGGGACGCGACCGTGCAGGTACCCCAGGGAGACGCAGCGCGCCACGCTCATCAGTGAGTCGGAGCGAGAGCGGAAGGGCCCGCGGTTACGACTGCCTGGGTAGCCGAGTTCCGCCGGCGACATGCGTACCTCGACCCGGCGGGGCGGTCGATGGTCGAGCTTCGCGCCGATCTCAGCGGCGAGCCATGTCGGCGTCTGGGCGATGCCGCTGACGGGGAAGGGTTTGGCCGCGACGTCGGCGATGCGCGCCGGTTCGGCTGCGGCGATGGTGGTCGACAGACGCGAGCCCTCGGGGTCGTCGAAGTACGCGCGGGCCCAGCCCGCAGCGCCTCCGAGGGCACCCGATGCGCCCCGCACCCCCGCCCGTGCCATCAGCGCCGCCTCGACCCCCGCCCGCGCCGCGCCCGCCACCTCGATCAGCCACTCGTCGCTGCCGTCCAACCACGACTGGTTGGTACCCGCCGCCGCGGCGGACGCGATCGACACCGCGTCGTGGAGTTGTCCGTCGGTGAGTCCCAGCGCCACTCCGGCACCCACGGCGGCGCCGATGGCGCCGAACACCCCCGTCGGCCGCAGGCCGCGCTGCTGCGCGATCGGCGCGTAGCTGGCGGAGACGAGCGCGAGCACCTCGTAGCCCGCGGCGAGTGGCCGCAGTGGGTCGCCTTCGGTGACAGCGAGAACGGCGGGTATCACGACCGCCCCGACGTGCGATCGCCCGGGCGGGTAGAAGTCGTCCTGAGTGCGGGCGTGCATGTCGGCGGCCAGCCGGAACGCGATCGCGCCCGGACCGTTGCCGGGAACGACGGTCTTGAGCGGGGCGCTCTCGTCCTGCCGACCGCACGCCACCAGCAGGTTGCCCAGCAGGCGCGCGCGGAGCAGGTCGAACGGAGGATCCTGCGCAGCCATCGAGCCCGCAGCCACGAGGTCCTCGCGCAGCGTCACCGGTCACCCCGCTGCCCGTCGCTTGCCCCTGTCGGCACCGGGAGTCGGCTGCGGTCGACCTTGCCGTACGACGAGCGCGGGAGCGAGTCGACGAAGACCACCGACCGCGGGCGACGGAAGCCCAGGCGTGGTCGGGAGTGCTCGATGATCTCCGCCTCGGTGACCGCTCCTCCGTCGGTGACGACGTAGACCCGCACGGCCTCACCCCAGCGCGGGTGGGGGTAACCGACGGCGACGCACTCCGCGACCGCGGGGTGCTCGGCGACGGCGTCCTCGACCTCCTTGGGCGCGATGTTGAACCCGCCCGAGTTGATCATGTCGTCGCGACGACCCCTCAGGTGGACGTAACCCTCCGGGTCGATGATGGCCATGTCGCGCGTCCACAGCCGGCCGTCGCGCAGGACCTCCGCGGTGAGCTCCGGCTTGCCGTGGTAGCCGTCCATGAGGTGTGCGCCGGCGACGACGAGTTCGCCCAACTCACCGGGCGCGACCTCGGTGCCGTCGTCGTCGACGACGGCGAGTTGGACGGAGCGCCAGGGCCGCCCCGCCGATCGCCGGTGCTCCCCCGGTCGTGCGTGATCGGCCTTGTGCAGCACCGTGATGGTGACCGGCGCCTCGGACTGGCCGTAGATCTGCATCAGCACCGGCCCGAACCGGTCGAGCGCCCGGTCGAGGACGGAGGCGGGGATCGGGGAGGCGCCGTAGATGATGGTGTCGAACGCCGAGGACCCGTCGGCAGTGACGAGGTCGGCCAGCATGCTGGGCACGAGCTTGAGCGTGTCGATGCCCTCGGAGGCGCCCAGCGCCAGCGCGTGGTCCGCGTCGAAGCGCGACAGCACGTGGCAACGGCCGCCCGTCGCCAGGTACGCGAGGACGAAGAAGCCCGCCCCGTGTGACAGCGGCTGCGGGAGCAGGATCGAGCGCCCGGAGGTGATCGGCCCCAGCTCCATCATCATGTTGAAGGTGACCTGCGCGAGCGCGCGGTGGCTCAGCGTCACGCCCTTCGGCCGGCCGGTCGTCCCGGACGTGTAGGAGACCCACGCCGTCGAGCCGTCGTCGATCGGTGCCCGCTCGACGCGGGGCGAGGACCGCTCGACGAGGTCCTCGTAGTCCAGCGCGCGAGCGTCGCCGTCCGCCGCATCGCCGATGCGGATCCACGCCATCTCGACATCGTCGACCAGACCCGCGACCGTCTCGTCGAAGGCGGCCTCGGTCACGATGGCGCGCGCCCCGACATCACCGAGCGAGTAGGCGAACTCGGCCGAGCCCAGCCGGGCGTTGAGCGCCACGCGGACGAACCCGCCGTAGGCGAGCGCGACATCGACCTCGGGGTACTCGATGCGGTTGTCGAGCAGCACCCCGACCGCATCACCGGGCTCGATGCCGCACGCCCGCAGTCCGTTGGCGAGCCGCTGCGCGCGCTCGTCGAGCGCACCGTACGTCACGTGTCGGTCGCCCCACACGACCGCGGGTCGCGCGGCGTGCTCCCGCGCGCCACGGCGCAGCAGGTACGCGACGTCCAACGCGCCTCCCTCGTAGCGGTACGGGAGCGCAACTGTACCACTTAACAGAACGGTGATACCGTGGGACGGAACGTCGTCGGATACGCGCTCGGAGGATGACGGTGCATGCGGAGCTGTGGGACCGTGAGCTGATCCGCGAGTGCAAAGCGCTCTACTGCCACCTGCTCGACAGCCGCCGCTTCGACGCGCTCGTCGACCGCTGCTTCGCACCGACCGACCCCGTGGTCGACTTCACCCCCGAGCACGAGCGCGTCGAGGGCATCGAAGCGGTCCGGCGCTTCTACACCGAGTACGTGCCCTCCATCCGTGACCAGACCTGCCACCGGTTCACCAACGGGATCATCGCGATCGACGGGTCCACAGCCCGCGCCTCGTGGTACCTGCACGGCTCGCTGGTCATCGCGGGCGAGCCGTACTGGGTCCAGGGGATCTACAACGACGAGCTCGTCCGCGACGACGACGGCACCTGGCGCATCCGCGTCCTCGACCTCGACTGGGAGTACCTCTGCCACTACGAGGACGGATGGAGCCACCCGAGCCGCGCCCCCGCCATCGCCTGGACGCACAAGTCCTCTGGCGCGGCGATCGCCGGTTGACGCTGCTGACCCTCCCCGGCGCCATCGGGACCGGACCGGTCGGAGAGCTCTTCGCCGACCTCGCGACCCACCACGGCTGGACCCGGGTGGCGGTGATCACGGGGACCGCGGTCGCCGGGGCGACCGACCTCGCAGCCTGTATCGAGGACAGCCACAACCGTGTCGTGGAGACGTTCGCCCGTGGCCCGGCACACGCGCCCGTGGAGCACGTCGAGCAGCTCGCCGCCGAGCTGAGAACCTTCGGACCCGATGTCGTGGTGTCCGCTGGCGGCGGATCGTCGCACGATGCCGCCAAGGGGGTCCGGACCCTGCTGGCCCACGGCGGTCGCCTCGAGGACCACTGTCTGCGCTACTTCCCTCCCGATCGTCTCGAGCGCCCCGACCTGTCGGGACCGAAGCTGGCGCACGTGACCGTGCCGACCACGTTGTCGGGGTCCGAGGCGAACGGCGCGGCCGGGTTCGCCGCGGGCCCCGACGGCAAACGGGTCCTGGCCGACGACTCGCTGCTGCCGAGGGCCGTCCTCATCGACCGTGAGATCCTGGCCACCACGCCCGAACGGATCTTCCGCGCCAGCGCGATGAACGCCCTGGACCATGGCGTCGAGGGTCTGGCGTCGCGCGGCCGCAGCCCGGTGACGGCGGCGATCCTCCGCGGAGCACTCCGCGAGCTCGCAGCCGCCACCGCAACCGACAGCGATGACCCGTCGCAGCGCGAGCGCGCGGTCGTGATGTCGGCGCTGATCGGCACGTCGCTGCCGGGGACGTGGCTCGGCCTGGCCCACGCGATCGGGCACGTGCTCGGGGCGCGGTACGCGGCCGCCCACGGTGACTGCCACGCGATCGTGGCCGGTGCCGTCGTCCGCTTCAACGCCCCGGCCGCCGCCCCCTCCCACGAGGAGGCTTGTGCCGTGCTGGGGCTGTCGGGCTCGTCGGACGCTCTCGCGGCGTGGCTCGACGCACGCGCCGACGCCTGGAGCCTCCCCCGACGCCTGCGGGACATCGAGGTCCCCCGAGGTGATCTCGACGCCGTGGCCGGGGCGGTCCACCGCGACCACGACACGTTCCACAACCCGCGCCCCCCGACCCCCGGGGACATCGCGGACCTGCTCCGGTCGATGTGGTGACCTAGACTGCTAGACGGAACTTGACTTCCGCTGCGCGGAACGGATTCGCAGCCACGAGGCGACCGAAGGGACAGCAGATGAGCCTCCAGATCACCCCTCTGGACTGCGGGCAGATCACCGGCGTGGAGCAGTCCATGCACCAGTACTTCCAGGGGTTCGGCAACAAGGTGAACGCCAACATCGTCCAGTGGCTGATCACCGGTGGTGACCACCCGGTGGTCGTCGACTTCTCCGCCGGGACGCCGGAGATGGTCCGTGAACGCTTCGATCGCGAGCTCATCCAGAGCTCGGACCAGCACCCGCGCGCCCAGATCGAGGCCGCCGGGGTGGACCCCGCCGACGTGGGGACGGTCGTGCTGACCCACCTTCACCTCGACCACTGCGCCGGCATCGACCTCGGCCTCTACCCCAACGCCGCCATCCTCATCCAGCTGAGTGAGCTGCGCTACGCGGCCGCCCCGTACCCCCCGCACTACGGCATCTACGACAAGGGCGTGATGAAGCGGCTGCTGCCGATCTACGCCTCCGAGTACGACAACATCCGGGTCATCGACGGCGACCTGCGCCTGATGGACGGCGTTCGCGTCCTGCACACACCGGGGCACACCCCCGGTACGCAGGCGGTGCTGGTCGACACCGACGAGGGGACCTACGCCATCGCCTCGGACAACGTGCCGTTCCAGTCATCGTGGCGCGGACCGACGCTGAGCGACTGGATCCCGGAGGGGATCCACGTGAGCCTGAAGGACTGCTACGACTCGCTCGGCCGGATCGCCTTCCTCGCCGATCACATCCTCCCGTCACACGACTACGTCGTGCTCGAGGAGGCCAGCTACCCACCGAACAGGGCGGAGTCATGACGAGCTATCGGCGCACGGAGGAGACCCTCACAAGGCTGGAGGAGCACGGGACCCCGGATCGGCTCGTGCAGATGGCGCGCGCGCTGGAAGGCTCGGCGCAGGACACCGCGTCCCTGCCCCCCAAGGTCATCCAGCTGGGGCTGGCGCTGGCCTACGCCAACCGAGGCCGCGACGACGAGGCGCGGCGTCACGGGGAGGCGGCCCTCGCAGCGGGGTTGACCCGTCCGGAGGCGATCGAAGCGCTCCTGGCGGGCGTGCTCTCGCGCGGGATGGGGGTCCTGCACGTGAACGCGTGGATCGTGGAGGCCGCCGCCGAGGGCGACTGGACGCCACTGCCGGACGCCGAGGCGATGGACACCGCCGCGATCCTCGAGTACTTCGCGGGGAACTTCGGCGAGGTCCCGGCCTGGCTCGAGATGCTGGCCGACGCCTCACCGCCGACGCTCGAGGCTTACTACAGCCTCCGCTCCGACATCCTCCGGGACGGGGCGCTGCCGCGGAAGCACAAGGAGCTGCTCCTGGTCGTCCTCAACGCCGTCGAGCGCTACGACGTCGGCATGCAGGTCCACATGAAGGGCGCGCTCGCTGCTGGCGCCACCGAGGCCGAGCTGGCGGAGGCCATGCGCGCGGCGATCGTCGGGGGCGGGCTGGTCGCGTGGCTCGCGGCCGCGAGCACCGCCGGGCCGGTGCTCGAGGAGCACCGGTCGGCCTGAGGTCAACCGCCCAGGTACGCGGACCGGACGCGGTCGTCGTTGCGGAGCTCGTCGGGCGTCCCCTCGAGGATGATGCGGCCACCCGTCATCACGAGGCCCCGGTCCGCGACGCCTAGCGCGAGCGTGGCGTTCTGCTCCACAAGGAAGACGCTCGCTCCCGTCGCACGGATCTCGCGGATCACGTCCCCGATCCGCTTCACGAGGAGCGGGGCGAGGCCGAGCGAGGGTTCGTCGAGCAGCAGCAAGCGCGGCCGGCTCATGAGCCCGCGTCCGATCGCGAGCATCTGCTGTTGTCCTCCACTGAGGTTGCCCGCCCGAGCCGAGCGCACCCGATCGAGGTCGGGGAACAGCTCGAAGACGTGCTCGAGATCCTCGGACAGATCGTCGTCCCGCAGGTACGCCCCCATCTCGAGGTTCTCGACGACCGACAGGTCCGGGAAGAGCTGGCGCCCCTCGGGAACGTGCGCGACACCAGCCGCGGTGATCGCGGGGGGTCGCAGCCCGTCGGTGCGTCGATCGTTCACGTGGATCGAGCCAGCATGGGGCGGGTTGAGGCCGGTGATGCTCCGCAGCGTGGTGCTCTTGCCGACACCGTTCCCGCCGAGCAGAGTCAGGATCTCGCCCTCCCCCACCTGCAGCGACACGCCATGGAGCACGTCGACGTTGCCGCGTCGAACGTGGATGTCCCGAACGTCGAGCAGCATCTACTCGTCCCCTCCGAGGTAGGCCTCGATGACCTTCGGATCGACGGCGACCTCTCGCGGCGGACCCTCGGCGATCTTCTCGCCGGCATCGAGGACCATCACGTGATCGGAGACGCGCATCACGAGGTCCATGTCGTGTTCGACCAGCCAGATCGTGTACCCGTCAGCCTGCAGGCGCCTCAGATCCGCCTCGAGGCGGCGCGTCTCCTCGGCGTTGAGGCCGGCGGCCGGCTCATCCAGCAGCAGGCACGTCGCCCCGCTCGCGACGGCGGTCGCCAGTGAGACCCGCCGGGCAAGGCCGTAGGCGAGATCGGACGCGCGCGCATCAGCCAGATCGGTCAGCCCGAAGCGCTCGACGACCTCCTCCGCGTGCTCGAGGGCCGGACCGCGCTGTCGCGGGACGACGGCATCGCGGACGGAGTGGTTGGCGAGCATGTGCGCCCCGAAGTGCACGTGCTCGCGCACGGTCACGTCCGGGAAGAGCCGTGAGTGCTGGAACGTCCGCACGATGCCGAGCGCGGCCCGCTGGTGCGGTCTCAAGCCGGTGATGTCCTCACCGCGCCACCGCACCACGCCGGACGTAGGCTGGTCGAAGCCGGAGACGAGGTTGAACAGGGTGGTCTTGCCGGCGCCGTTGGGTCCGATCAGCCCCACGATCTGCTCGACGCCGAGCTCGAAGTCGACCTCGTGGAGCGCGCGCAAGCCTCCGAAGATCCGTGTCAGCCTCTGGCCCGTGAGCATGCTCACTCCCCCCGCGCCGAGCCGGATGGCACGTCGGACGTGGGACGGTCACCGCCCGGCCGGTCGGGGTCGGGCAGCACGGCGCTGGCCTCGCTCAGCCTCCCCCTCCCCGTGACGCGCAGCCGCAGTCGCCGGGTCACGCCGAGGACACCGTCAGGGGCGAACAGCACGACCGCGATCAGCACGACACCGAACAGTCCCGCGCGGAAATCACCCCCGAACCGCAGCCCCTCGACCAGGCCGATGTAGAGGCCCGCACCGATGATGGGCCCCAGCCGGCGCCCCGTGCCCCCGATGACGACCATGACGATCAGCGTGATGAGCTGGTGGAACCCGTACAGGGCCGGGGCGACGAAGCGGAAGTAGTGCCCGTGGAACGCCCCGGCGAGCCCCGCGATCACCGCGCTGAGCATGAACGCGAGGATCTTGTAGCGAGCGGTCGCGATGCCCAACGAGGTCGCCAGCAGCTCATCCTCCCGGATCGCGACGAGTCCCCGACCGAAGCGGGTGCGTTCGAGCCGGCTGAGGAAGAACAGGCATAGCAGCACCGCAACGACGAGCAGCGCGTAGAAGCCACCCTGACGCGACCCGAGGTCCCATGACAGCCCCCCGATGGCGATGCGACCGAGGTCGTAGGTGACGTTGAGCCCAGTGGTGCGGCCGGCCACAGCGAGGTTGCTGATGAACGCCAGGAAGATGAGCACGAAGGCGAGGGTCATGATCGCGAAGTAGAAGCCCTGGAGCCGCAGGGTCAGCACTCCGAGGATCGCGCTGGTCACCACCGCGGCGGCGACGCCCATCAGCATCCCGGGCCAGAACGACCAACCGGCTTCGAGGAACAGCAACGCGGTGACGTAGGAGCTCACGGCTCCCAGGCCGATCTGGCCCATCGAGAACTGGCCCGCGTAGCCCCAGATGAGGTTGAAGCTGATGCCGAACAGCGACCACAGGCCCACCAGCGTCCCCAAGTGGACCCAGGTGGGGTCGTCGCCCACGAACGGAGCGCCGGCCAGCACGATGATGACGGCGAAGAGCATGCCCCGTCCGAACAGGACGAGCGGGGCGCGGTCAGCCGTAGCGTTCACAGTGCCTGCCGACCACGGACCGCGACGAGGCCCTCGGGCTTGACGAGCAGCACCGCGACGAGCGCGA
The sequence above is drawn from the Actinomycetota bacterium genome and encodes:
- a CDS encoding carboxymuconolactone decarboxylase family protein; translated protein: MTSYRRTEETLTRLEEHGTPDRLVQMARALEGSAQDTASLPPKVIQLGLALAYANRGRDDEARRHGEAALAAGLTRPEAIEALLAGVLSRGMGVLHVNAWIVEAAAEGDWTPLPDAEAMDTAAILEYFAGNFGEVPAWLEMLADASPPTLEAYYSLRSDILRDGALPRKHKELLLVVLNAVERYDVGMQVHMKGALAAGATEAELAEAMRAAIVGGGLVAWLAAASTAGPVLEEHRSA
- a CDS encoding ABC transporter ATP-binding protein; translation: MLDVRDIHVRRGNVDVLHGVSLQVGEGEILTLLGGNGVGKSTTLRSITGLNPPHAGSIHVNDRRTDGLRPPAITAAGVAHVPEGRQLFPDLSVVENLEMGAYLRDDDLSEDLEHVFELFPDLDRVRSARAGNLSGGQQQMLAIGRGLMSRPRLLLLDEPSLGLAPLLVKRIGDVIREIRATGASVFLVEQNATLALGVADRGLVMTGGRIILEGTPDELRNDDRVRSAYLGG
- a CDS encoding ABC transporter ATP-binding protein; the protein is MLTGQRLTRIFGGLRALHEVDFELGVEQIVGLIGPNGAGKTTLFNLVSGFDQPTSGVVRWRGEDITGLRPHQRAALGIVRTFQHSRLFPDVTVREHVHFGAHMLANHSVRDAVVPRQRGPALEHAEEVVERFGLTDLADARASDLAYGLARRVSLATAVASGATCLLLDEPAAGLNAEETRRLEADLRRLQADGYTIWLVEHDMDLVMRVSDHVMVLDAGEKIAEGPPREVAVDPKVIEAYLGGDE
- a CDS encoding branched-chain amino acid ABC transporter permease is translated as MLFAVIIVLAGAPFVGDDPTWVHLGTLVGLWSLFGISFNLIWGYAGQFSMGQIGLGAVSSYVTALLFLEAGWSFWPGMLMGVAAAVVTSAILGVLTLRLQGFYFAIMTLAFVLIFLAFISNLAVAGRTTGLNVTYDLGRIAIGGLSWDLGSRQGGFYALLVVAVLLCLFFLSRLERTRFGRGLVAIREDELLATSLGIATARYKILAFMLSAVIAGLAGAFHGHYFRFVAPALYGFHQLITLIVMVVIGGTGRRLGPIIGAGLYIGLVEGLRFGGDFRAGLFGVVLIAVVLFAPDGVLGVTRRLRLRVTGRGRLSEASAVLPDPDRPGGDRPTSDVPSGSARGE